Proteins encoded within one genomic window of Leptospira stimsonii:
- a CDS encoding pyridoxal phosphate-dependent aminotransferase has translation MEPREFWIEERLEKFRKSAGCNLGESGIRNLSFGELLRRLGIGLEELESISLEDAPNRGDLELREEVAKLYPGIQADQVLITTGTGEALYILFHLLCKKDSSVSYFEPAFQALYEIPKMIGADLRPVSLLNSLRKNPNSFLSSDSILELFSKKADLIVFNHPQNPSGLSLDPNGIKTIQDSALNFPGWILFDEHYRFLDFQNDLSWSGAGLNKRTVSTGSITKCFGVMGLRIGWMIGPRKLIEKARSFKDYLTHTVSPISEYLTLQILKNRIRLVEPIKKSIIQNIQYFERNWQKIPGLAGFQPPGGGVVSFLPLKNGILSSSYADALMEQCDVFVLPGKDFETEGWIRIGFGESNDRFQNGVDRWKKLKL, from the coding sequence ATGGAACCGAGAGAATTCTGGATCGAAGAAAGGCTCGAAAAGTTTCGAAAGAGCGCGGGATGTAATTTAGGCGAAAGCGGGATTCGAAATCTCAGTTTTGGAGAATTGCTTCGGCGTTTGGGAATCGGTTTGGAAGAACTCGAATCGATCTCTTTGGAAGACGCACCGAATCGAGGCGATCTCGAACTTCGAGAAGAAGTCGCTAAACTTTATCCCGGAATTCAAGCCGATCAAGTTTTGATCACGACCGGAACCGGAGAAGCGCTCTACATTCTCTTTCATCTTCTTTGTAAAAAAGATTCTTCGGTTTCGTACTTTGAACCGGCGTTCCAAGCGTTGTATGAAATCCCAAAAATGATCGGAGCAGATCTCCGGCCCGTTTCTCTCTTAAATTCATTACGAAAGAATCCAAATTCCTTTTTATCCTCCGATTCTATCCTAGAATTGTTTTCGAAGAAAGCGGATCTTATTGTCTTCAATCATCCTCAAAATCCGAGCGGTCTTTCTTTGGATCCAAACGGAATCAAAACGATTCAAGACTCCGCTTTGAACTTTCCCGGTTGGATTCTTTTTGATGAACACTATCGATTTTTAGATTTTCAAAACGACTTGAGCTGGAGCGGTGCGGGTTTGAACAAACGAACGGTTTCCACGGGATCCATCACAAAGTGTTTCGGGGTTATGGGACTCCGTATCGGTTGGATGATCGGACCGAGAAAACTGATCGAAAAGGCTCGCTCTTTTAAAGACTATCTAACGCATACCGTTTCTCCAATCTCCGAATATTTAACGCTTCAAATTCTAAAAAATAGGATTCGACTAGTAGAACCTATCAAAAAATCCATCATACAGAATATTCAGTATTTTGAACGTAATTGGCAAAAGATTCCGGGACTTGCGGGTTTCCAACCTCCTGGAGGAGGAGTGGTATCCTTTTTACCTCTAAAGAATGGAATATTATCTTCTTCCTATGCGGATGCTTTGATGGAACAATGCGACGTCTTTGTTCTTCCCGGTAAGGATTTTGAAACGGAGGGTTGGATTCGTATCGGCTTTGGTGAAAGTAACGACCGCTTTCAAAACGGTGTTGATCGCTGGAAAAAGTTGAAGTTGTAG
- a CDS encoding phospho-sugar mutase, protein MNHPESLILSWTKDPFSAIARKEASFALEKFKKGESGLEVEAFSVPLEFGTGGMRGRLGNGIGRMNEYTVGRAALGFVSYLAKKNKKASIVIAYDSRRRSQEFAEVTAGIAASLGVKVVLFKEVTPTPLLSYAIRYYKASGGVVITASHNPPDYNGFKAYLADGGQLVPPDDKKIISSIESISDWNQISILSPKDATYKKFVTTAGKDCFASYKKELAKAGILSSILKPKDRSSLKVVYSPLHGTGGKSMKELLNGFGYKNVFLVPEQKDPDGEFPTVKFPNPEEPEAMELSRKFAISKDAHAFIATDPDADRLGIGVQNGKGNYTLLNGNQIGSIMAAYLCERYAASKKKKKKAVLVKTIVTTDLQEIIAKKNKVKYKNVLTGFKFIAQVMAKLDKSKTDFFLFGGEESFGYLPVSFVRDKDSLSSALLLLEILTEKKDLLSYMDEIYLRYGLFQESLKSLTLEGSAGKEKIQKSLDSLRTSDLLGKRIHQRKIVGILDYKTQTAKGSASKTAFSGCPSSDVIQVILEGNAKLTIRPSGTEPKIKIYSSFQSLVAPKSKEEIQTLTTGLLFEIKASEEIFLKLAGLT, encoded by the coding sequence ATGAATCATCCTGAATCCTTGATCCTCTCCTGGACTAAAGATCCATTCTCTGCCATCGCTCGAAAAGAAGCTTCGTTCGCTCTTGAAAAATTCAAAAAGGGAGAATCCGGACTCGAAGTAGAAGCCTTCTCCGTTCCCCTTGAATTCGGCACCGGCGGAATGCGCGGTCGTCTCGGAAACGGAATCGGAAGGATGAACGAATACACGGTCGGACGCGCGGCGCTGGGCTTCGTTTCTTATCTCGCAAAAAAAAATAAAAAGGCTTCTATCGTCATCGCCTACGACTCCAGAAGAAGATCTCAGGAATTTGCCGAAGTCACCGCGGGAATCGCCGCTTCTTTGGGCGTGAAGGTAGTTCTCTTTAAAGAAGTGACTCCGACTCCTCTCCTTTCCTATGCGATTCGTTATTACAAGGCAAGCGGCGGAGTTGTCATCACCGCGTCTCACAATCCTCCGGATTACAACGGATTCAAGGCTTATCTCGCGGACGGCGGTCAACTCGTTCCACCCGACGACAAGAAGATCATTTCCTCGATCGAATCCATCAGCGATTGGAACCAGATCTCGATCCTTTCTCCCAAAGACGCGACGTACAAAAAGTTTGTTACAACCGCGGGAAAGGATTGTTTTGCTTCTTACAAAAAGGAACTTGCAAAGGCGGGAATTCTTTCCTCCATCTTAAAACCAAAAGATCGTTCTTCCTTGAAGGTCGTCTATTCTCCGTTACACGGAACCGGCGGGAAATCGATGAAGGAGCTCCTCAACGGTTTTGGTTATAAAAACGTTTTCTTAGTTCCCGAACAAAAAGATCCGGACGGAGAATTTCCTACCGTAAAGTTTCCCAACCCCGAAGAACCGGAGGCGATGGAACTCTCACGGAAATTTGCGATTTCTAAAGACGCTCACGCTTTTATCGCAACCGATCCGGACGCGGATCGTCTTGGAATCGGAGTTCAAAACGGAAAAGGAAATTATACCCTCCTCAACGGAAATCAGATCGGATCGATCATGGCGGCTTATCTCTGTGAACGTTATGCGGCATCTAAAAAGAAGAAAAAGAAGGCGGTTCTTGTAAAAACCATCGTGACCACCGACTTACAAGAAATCATCGCGAAAAAAAACAAGGTGAAATACAAAAACGTTCTCACCGGTTTTAAATTCATCGCACAGGTCATGGCAAAACTAGATAAAAGCAAAACGGACTTCTTTCTTTTCGGCGGAGAAGAATCTTTCGGTTATCTTCCGGTTTCCTTTGTGAGAGACAAGGATTCTCTTTCTTCGGCGCTTCTTCTTCTCGAAATTCTCACCGAAAAAAAAGACCTTCTTTCTTATATGGACGAGATCTACCTTCGTTACGGGCTCTTCCAAGAGAGCCTCAAATCCTTGACTTTAGAGGGAAGCGCCGGAAAGGAAAAGATCCAGAAATCATTAGATTCTTTGAGAACGAGCGATCTTTTGGGAAAACGGATTCACCAAAGAAAAATCGTTGGTATTCTGGATTACAAAACACAAACTGCAAAAGGAAGCGCGTCCAAAACCGCGTTTTCCGGTTGTCCCTCTTCGGACGTAATCCAAGTGATTCTCGAAGGCAACGCGAAACTCACCATTCGACCTTCCGGCACGGAACCTAAGATTAAGATTTATTCATCCTTTCAGAGTCTCGTGGCTCCAAAATCCAAGGAAGAGATTCAAACGTTAACGACTGGCCTTCTTTTCGAAATCAAGGCCTCCGAAGAAATATTTTTAAAATTGGCAGGGCTTACATGA
- a CDS encoding aspartate aminotransferase family protein, with amino-acid sequence MNDTEIQKELFQHTKELAELYLINTYARYDVAFRYGVNELLFDYDNKQYIDFHSGVAVTNLGHADPDIIEVVRNQADKLFHTSNLFYSEEAAKLAELLILNSFPGKVFLTNSGTEAIEGAFKLARKYAYSKNIEDPIILSLEKSFHGRSVSGMSLTGQDKIRKGYGELLKGIEFIEPNNDEMLVSVFERYQGRIVALLVEPILGESGIIPLTKNFLTLSRELTAENDALLIFDEIQTGMGRTGTLFAFETLGFTPDAMTLAKGLGSGFPIGALIVGERYQDLFTLGSHGSTFGGNHLAAAIAYETIRIIQTREILNNVNVCSDIAFSRLNEMKEKYPVIQDVRGKGLHIGVEFAIPSRPIAEALLKAGLVVNATAENVIRIMPPLTISADFLNQGLDIFESVIKQN; translated from the coding sequence ATGAACGACACGGAAATCCAAAAAGAACTTTTTCAACACACCAAGGAATTGGCCGAACTCTATCTAATCAATACCTATGCGAGATACGACGTCGCGTTTCGCTACGGGGTCAATGAACTCCTTTTCGACTATGACAACAAACAATACATCGATTTTCACTCCGGGGTGGCCGTTACCAATTTAGGACACGCGGATCCGGATATCATCGAGGTGGTTCGCAACCAAGCGGATAAACTCTTTCATACATCCAATCTCTTCTATTCAGAAGAAGCGGCTAAACTCGCAGAACTTCTGATTCTCAATTCCTTTCCCGGAAAAGTCTTTCTGACAAACTCCGGAACGGAAGCGATCGAAGGCGCGTTCAAACTCGCTCGGAAATACGCGTATTCCAAAAACATAGAAGACCCGATCATTCTTTCTTTGGAAAAAAGTTTTCACGGAAGATCCGTTTCCGGGATGAGCTTAACCGGTCAGGATAAGATCAGAAAAGGTTACGGAGAACTTCTCAAAGGAATCGAATTCATAGAACCGAACAACGACGAGATGCTCGTATCCGTCTTCGAAAGATACCAGGGAAGAATCGTAGCCCTTCTCGTGGAACCGATTTTAGGTGAAAGCGGAATCATTCCTCTTACAAAAAACTTTCTCACACTTTCAAGAGAATTGACCGCGGAAAACGATGCGTTACTCATCTTTGATGAAATCCAAACCGGAATGGGAAGAACGGGAACGTTATTCGCCTTTGAAACGTTGGGCTTTACTCCGGATGCGATGACACTCGCAAAAGGACTTGGTTCGGGTTTTCCGATCGGCGCGTTGATCGTAGGAGAGAGATACCAGGATCTTTTTACGTTAGGCTCTCACGGCTCCACCTTCGGGGGAAACCATTTAGCCGCGGCGATCGCGTACGAAACCATTCGGATCATCCAGACAAGAGAAATTCTAAACAACGTAAACGTCTGTTCCGATATAGCGTTTTCCAGACTGAATGAAATGAAAGAAAAGTATCCGGTTATCCAAGACGTAAGAGGAAAAGGACTTCATATCGGAGTTGAATTTGCGATTCCTTCCAGACCCATTGCGGAAGCCTTGCTGAAAGCGGGACTCGTAGTCAACGCAACGGCGGAGAACGTAATTCGGATCATGCCTCCTCTCACGATTTCCGCGGACTTTTTAAATCAAGGTCTGGATATTTTCGAATCCGTAATCAAACAAAACTAA